From a region of the Zerene cesonia ecotype Mississippi chromosome 11, Zerene_cesonia_1.1, whole genome shotgun sequence genome:
- the LOC119830226 gene encoding MFS-type transporter SLC18B1-like — protein sequence MASSSDTIVFDTKLMKTSTQAEELAATWGGRCSLPDSSRLRRAHSWSGGPPDDVASKIRILRERLVRTQTKLRPGAIRHFSHSQRLTLFSLALVDFMSFCSMSIMAPFFPREATEKGLSNTMCGIVFSFYAVIMFITSPLFGKFLPRIGVKFMFTAGLFMAGSCNVIFGSLALIQNPTTFLVLCFIVRGLEALGASAYSTASYVYVVNVFPDTIGSVLGILETFVGLGMSVGPAIGGLLYSIGGFGLPFYSLGVVMVMTVPINMIFLPDCEEYVSGSKTASIIRLFKIPSIIITGLVIVIVSNTWAFLDPTLEPHLRQFSLSTKQIGLIFLLLSSLYGVFSPIWGWVADRVHNHWCMMVWGLFLSTLGLLLLGPCPFIPGLPKDLWLDLVALSILGMSVALTLLPTFQGVLTSSIYEGGCPEAIATYSAVAGVWSCCYSLGEVLGPALGGALAERYGFPFCATLCAAACFTMGVVTLTFFSLRDTSKWIDEEDSLTDSIPYTDTTWNSNNFCRSRSAPPCQYAEHTPLISPTPSCYNNGPPKYGTTSQKICLLHSKNKKNGSASVAEILEYILKFQFLTNIYVKIWRLKNRHKSKPIQSDELYQNYLVSENVNCDNAPKEREPSVNESTNINNNYGSGPDEDRYCSFIYNAIFGPASKTNNSLIIKRNNAGLVVRLANNLEEARSTDEIIKHNLQKVLFYEQNNPCLLTDDIFNGCECKDGITFVRGTVTVSSTGACEV from the exons ATGGCTTCGTCGTCTGACACAATTGTGTTTGATACAAAGTTAATGAAGACGTCAACACAAGCTGAGGAACTCGCGGCCACGTGGGGTGGAAGGTGTTCTTTGCCAGATTCTAGCAGATTAAGAAGAGCACACTCCTGGTCCGGAGGACCACCCGACGATGTTGCTTCCAAAATTAGGATTTTAAGAGAACG ATTAGTGCGTACTCAAACCAAACTCCGCCCAGGTGCTATTCGCCATTTCTCACATTCGCAAAGACTTACTTTGTTCTCTTTAGCGCTAGTTGATTTTATGAGTTTTTGTTCAATGAGTATAATGGCACCCTTCTTTCCAAGAGAAGCTACGGAAAAGGGTCTATCAAATACCATGTGCGGAATTGTCTTTAGTTTTTATGCAGTCATCATGTTTATAACATCTCCTTTATTTGGAAAATTC CTGCCGAGGATTggtgtaaaatttatgtttaccGCGGGGCTATTCATGGCTGGCTCCTGTAACGTAATATTTGG aTCATTGGCCCTAATACAGAACCCTACAACATTTTTGGtattatgctttattgttCGAGGATTGGAGGCGCTTGGAGCTAGTGCATATTCTACAGCCAGCTATGTATATGTTGTTAATGTATTTCCTGACACCATAGGGTCTGTGTTGGGTATTTTGGAAACATTTGTGGGACTCGGCATGTCGGTCGGCCCAGCTATCGGCGGCCTGTTGTATTCG ATCGGGGGATTTGGGTTACCATTCTACAGTCTCGGTGTCGTTATGGTGATGACAGTGCccataaatatgatattccTACCGGATTGCgaag AATACGTGTCTGGTTCCAAAACAGCTTCCATAATACGGCTATTTAAAATCCcatctataattataactgGTCTTGTGATAGTTATTGTGTCGAATACTTGGGCTTTCTTGGATCCAACACTGGAACCTCATTTAAGACAGTTCTCTTTGTCTACGAAACAGATTGGGTTAATTTTTCTGCTACTATCAAGTTTGTACGGAGTATTCAGTCCCATATGGGGCTGGGTGGCTGATAG GGTTCATAATCATTGGTGCATGATGGTTTGGGGTCTCTTTCTGTCCACTCTTGGCTTGCTTTTATTAGGACCTTGTCCATTTATTCCTGGTTTACCaaa AGATTTGTGGCTTGATCTCGTAGCGTTATCCATTCTCGGGATGTCAGTCGCCTTGACGCTGCTGCCCACATTTCAAGGAGTTTTGACTAGTTCAAT ATATGAAGGCGGTTGTCCCGAAGCGATAGCCACGTACAGCGCAGTGGCCGGCGTGTGGTCGTGCTGCTACTCGTTAGGCGAAGTGCTGGGCCCGGCGCTGGGGGGCGCGCTCGCGGAGCGCTACGGGTTCCCCTTCTGTGCTACGCTGTGTGCCGCTGCGTGTTTTACTATG GGAGTCGTAACGCTTACATTCTTTTCATTGCGTGACACATCAAAATGGATAGATGAAGAGGATTCTCTAACGGACTCCATACCGTACACAGATACAACTTGGAACAGCAATAACTTCTGCAGATCCCGCAGCGCCCCGCCTTGCCAATATGCGGAACATACGCCATTAATCTCACCTACGCCGAGTTGCTATAACAAtg gtCCACCCAAGTACGGTACAACATCTCAAAAAATATGTCTGTTGCATagtaaaaacaagaaaaatggGTCAGCGAGTGTCGCCGAAATCTTAGAGTACATACTCAAATTTCAGttcttaacaaatatttatgttaaaatatggaGACTTAAAAATAGGCACAAAAGCAAACCAATACAAAGCGACGAATTATATCAGAATTATTTGGTGTCTGAAAATGTAAACTGTGATAATGCGCCTAAAGAACGAGAGCCTAGTGTTAATGAgagtacaaatataaataataattacggaAGTGGTCCTGATGAAGACAGATATTGTTCATTCATATACAACGCTATTTTTGGCCCAGcctcaaaaacaaacaatagcTTGattataaaacgtaataatGCGGGTCTCGTTGTGAGATTAGCAAATAACCTGGAGGAGGCGCGCTCGACTGATGAGATAATAAAGCATAACCTCCAAAAAGTACTTTTTTACGAACAAAACAATCCTTGTTTACTAACGGATGATATTTTT aaTGGCTGCGAATGTAAAGATGGCATCACGTTTGTCCGGGGCACAGTCACAGTTTCATCTACAGGCGCCTGTGaagtttaa
- the LOC119830243 gene encoding ommochrome-binding protein-like produces MMLAILCIFVIFSTAYSNEEPTNCEEVNVYNKPHRKHVLSMGLNRPYQLAFDKHQHRTFFSHNVGLDNEDSFEIAYIERGEMIPKVVHDVKNGFAIAIDNMDGVIYYGGSEGIKKEHLKEKNATIHEVLKNHNVWDMFYKHALYFITYPLQHLYKLLPKNKVEHQKHIHEEIYQFVIDGHNDIFITNKTGLFLIKNGTDERIHFKGPKVFRAIEVNNEGKAHFCGKNGIYIANKANHTLDMIAEIKHIFGITFDGDDNIIYSDPHEIVKLVPGSCK; encoded by the coding sequence ATGATGCTAGcgatattgtgtatttttgttatattttcgaCGGCATACTCAAATGAAGAACCAACAAATTGTGAGGAAgtgaatgtttataataaaccaCATAGGAAGCATGTTCTGAGCATGGGTCTAAACCGTCCGTATCAACTTGCTTTTGACAAACACCAACATCGCACGTTTTTCAGCCACAACGTTGGACTCGATAATGAAGATTCATTCGAAATTGCTTATATTGAAAGGGGAGAAATGATACCCAAAGTTGTACATGACGTAAAAAATGGATTCGCAATTGCAATTGACAATATGGATGGAGTCATTTATTACGGAGGCAGCGaaggaattaaaaaagaacacctcaaagaaaaaaatgctaCTATTCATGAAGTACTAAAGAACCATAACGTATgggatatgttttataaacacgccctttatttcattacttatCCATTGcagcatttatataaattgttaccAAAAAATAAGGTTGAACATCAAAAACACATACATGaagaaatttatcaatttgtcATAGATGGACataacgatatttttattactaataaaacaggattatttttgataaagaaTGGTACAGATGAACGAATTCACTTTAAAGGACCCAAAGTATTTCGCGCTATAGAGGTAAATAATGAAGGTAAAGCTCATTTTTGTGGTAAAAATGGTATTTATATAGCCAACAAAGCTAATCATACTTTAGATATGATTGCcgaaattaaacatattttcggAATTACCTTCGATGGTgacgataatattatttactcagATCCTCATGAAATAGTTAAATTGGTACCAGGAAGTTgtaaataa
- the LOC119830159 gene encoding uncharacterized protein LOC119830159 isoform X2, whose amino-acid sequence MNDIMEFQGWIILRLPWMLLLFSLAIGHETSNSTDDKDVCFREHKYDNLDVRTVLGKWSVIELYMHLSKEGVTTYRSCPTVTIWEEDDFPRSTFGPSTDNQLYHVQALNAKFRQDYRNLRLLWDEAGQSIEYALYFRNDSAGYWQAFDVQNGTLAARPSYQQFTGTVQVLKAVNDHLVLNFCQEGTTNVPAQLYSVLFSREPGQMARWEIDSVHSMLQNKKLSVASRRMVCGNGAEKQMYSVIFSMLSVFFAVIASF is encoded by the exons ATGAACGATATAATGGAGTTCCAAGGTTGGATTATTTTAAGATTGCCTTGGATGCTGCTTCTGTTTTCTCTAGCAATTGGACATGAAACTTCAAATTCTACAGACGATAAAGATGTCTGTTTTAGAGaacataaatatgataatttggACGTTAGAACAGTTTTGGGAAAGTGGAGTGTAATAGAACTCTATATGCACCTCAGCAAGGAAGGTGTTACAACGTACAGAAGTTGTCCAACTGTTACAATTTGGGAAGAGGATGATTTCCCAAGGTCGACGTTTGGG cCCTCTACAGATAACCAACTATACCACGTGCAGGCGCTGAACGCGAAATTCCGGCAGGATTATAGAAATTTAAGATTATTGTGGGATGAGGCCGGACAATCAATAGAATATGCTCTTTACTTCCGAAACGACTCTGCTGGCTACTGGCAAGCATTTGACGTGCAAAATG gtacGCTAGCTGCTCGTCCCTCGTATCAACAGTTTACAGGGACTGTGCAGGTTCTCAAAGCTGTGAATGACCACCTGGTACTAAACTTCTGTCAAGAAGGTACTACAAATGTACCAGCACAGCTGTACTCTGTGCTTTTCTCAAGGGAGCCAGGTCAAATGGCTCGGTGGGAAATCGATTCCGTTCATTCCATGTTGCAGAATAAGAAACTGTCAGTAGCATCAAGGCGAATGGTCTGCGGCAATGGTGctgaaaaacaaatgtatagtgttatattttctatgcTTTCTGTTTTCTTTGCTGTTATAGCATCTTTCtaa
- the LOC119830159 gene encoding uncharacterized protein LOC119830159 isoform X1: protein MLHFFVLTLLYKSVHCASYQRYDATTQNQFPYKTNYQSDIAPFPAVTRYPNYSPGYSTSRSNVYSGAGSGNVFFQSGYTTPRYGAGAEYGKTYGQGNYGYGAISPYERPFMQYGNDYCVNRTPQNGIWIDSLTGMWYGVELIQHLAGDARVEYARSCIVIHISEPNDKPSTDNQLYHVQALNAKFRQDYRNLRLLWDEAGQSIEYALYFRNDSAGYWQAFDVQNGTLAARPSYQQFTGTVQVLKAVNDHLVLNFCQEGTTNVPAQLYSVLFSREPGQMARWEIDSVHSMLQNKKLSVASRRMVCGNGAEKQMYSVIFSMLSVFFAVIASF from the exons atgttacatttttttgtcctaacccttttatataaatcggtACACTGCGCAAGTTATCAGCGCTACGATGCAACTACCCAGAATCAATTCCCATACAAGACAAATTACCAAAGTGATATAGCACCTTTTCCAGCAGTGACCAGATACCCAAATTATAGTCCGGGGTATTCGACCAGTAGATCAAATGTATATAGCGGAGCCGGTTCAGGCAACGTATTTTTTCAATCAGGTTATACAACACCTCGATATGGTGCAGGTGCAGAATACGGAAAGACCTATGGACAGGGTAATTACGGTTACGGTGCCATAAGTCCATACGAAAGACCCTTCATGCAATATGGTAATGATTATTGTGTAAATAGAACACCTCAGAATGGTATTTGGATAGATAGTTTAACAGGCATGTGGTATGGAGTAGAATTAATCCAACATTTAGCCGGGGATGCAAGAGTTGAATATGCAAGATCCTGCATTGTGATCCATATATCTGAACCAAACGATAAG cCCTCTACAGATAACCAACTATACCACGTGCAGGCGCTGAACGCGAAATTCCGGCAGGATTATAGAAATTTAAGATTATTGTGGGATGAGGCCGGACAATCAATAGAATATGCTCTTTACTTCCGAAACGACTCTGCTGGCTACTGGCAAGCATTTGACGTGCAAAATG gtacGCTAGCTGCTCGTCCCTCGTATCAACAGTTTACAGGGACTGTGCAGGTTCTCAAAGCTGTGAATGACCACCTGGTACTAAACTTCTGTCAAGAAGGTACTACAAATGTACCAGCACAGCTGTACTCTGTGCTTTTCTCAAGGGAGCCAGGTCAAATGGCTCGGTGGGAAATCGATTCCGTTCATTCCATGTTGCAGAATAAGAAACTGTCAGTAGCATCAAGGCGAATGGTCTGCGGCAATGGTGctgaaaaacaaatgtatagtgttatattttctatgcTTTCTGTTTTCTTTGCTGTTATAGCATCTTTCtaa